Proteins encoded by one window of Bacillota bacterium:
- a CDS encoding nitrogenase component 1, with amino-acid sequence MQLYKYLPPASDRMGALWALSSLREAAVLEYGPAGTTHYAIEGFMQLNADMQARLFTTHMDETDIVMGDSTRLEDTLREVDTVYAPSVIFVVASSISSIIGTDLETICAARQPETQATLIPITGGGWRGDYTLGIREVLTALANKVVAERTIELPNTCNIIGVNIDCYNFQSDIRELRYLLKEAFGLAVHTVFTADSSVSEIKQAANAKFNIVLRSEGLECAELLQSRHGQPYVYGAPYGYRGTLEWLQKVGQVLGKELDSNFAKHLRGHATKHSGTVRRALFHYKSLPTLLAGSLMQVQGMYAFLHGELGIDVKHIIVNHNRPTRLPEIDPVLAEKLSFNPSEAEKLALLASIRPSVVSGDGVLLDMASSVPVKVQVANPNLSSTLIYDGTPFMGINGATYLIERLMSGLRTSGL; translated from the coding sequence ATGCAACTGTATAAGTACCTGCCCCCCGCCTCTGACCGCATGGGAGCCTTGTGGGCGCTAAGCAGCCTGCGCGAAGCCGCTGTCCTCGAGTATGGGCCGGCAGGCACGACCCACTATGCCATTGAAGGCTTTATGCAACTTAATGCTGATATGCAGGCCCGTCTCTTCACCACCCATATGGACGAAACCGATATTGTCATGGGCGACAGCACGCGCTTAGAGGACACTCTAAGGGAAGTAGACACTGTCTATGCTCCATCCGTCATCTTTGTCGTGGCCTCGTCCATCTCCTCGATCATTGGTACAGACCTCGAGACCATTTGTGCGGCCAGGCAGCCAGAGACGCAGGCCACCCTCATTCCCATCACGGGGGGAGGCTGGCGGGGTGACTACACCCTAGGTATCCGCGAAGTGCTGACTGCCTTGGCGAACAAGGTCGTCGCAGAGCGCACTATAGAGCTACCTAACACCTGCAATATCATCGGAGTCAATATAGATTGCTACAACTTCCAGTCTGACATCAGAGAATTGCGCTACTTGCTCAAAGAAGCGTTCGGACTCGCAGTGCATACAGTGTTTACGGCCGACTCCTCGGTGAGCGAGATTAAGCAGGCAGCAAACGCCAAGTTTAACATCGTCCTGCGCAGTGAAGGGCTCGAATGTGCCGAGCTGCTGCAAAGTCGCCATGGCCAACCCTATGTGTATGGCGCACCCTATGGCTACAGGGGCACACTAGAGTGGCTGCAAAAAGTAGGTCAAGTGCTAGGCAAAGAGCTTGACAGCAACTTCGCCAAGCATCTGCGTGGGCATGCGACCAAGCACAGCGGCACTGTGCGGCGAGCACTTTTTCACTACAAGAGCCTGCCCACCTTACTGGCTGGTTCACTGATGCAGGTACAAGGGATGTACGCTTTCCTCCACGGTGAACTTGGTATTGACGTCAAGCACATAATCGTAAATCACAACCGCCCGACTCGCCTGCCAGAAATTGACCCCGTTTTGGCCGAGAAGCTCTCTTTTAACCCTAGCGAAGCTGAGAAATTAGCCCTCTTGGCGTCCATCCGCCCATCTGTCGTCTCGGGAGATGGTGTGTTGCTTGACATGGCCTCATCTGTGCCTGTCAAAGTACAGGTGGCCAATCCTAACCTTAGTAGCACCCTTATCTACGACGGCACCCCCTTTATGGGCATTAACGGTGCTACTTACTTGATTGAGCGTTTAATGAGTGGACTGCGCACCAGCGGCTTGTAG
- a CDS encoding M3 family oligoendopeptidase, with protein MELRWDLTPLYPSFTSDAFQNDLQTVTAELAALKERYTWSHVHDPAAEMTSYLLDLSALTSRMVLLQGYAGLTFQADTTNEAAMRYVDQLDMLMTELTEPTVKFRRYLTTLRDLEGLLNTSPFLMEHSFLIKDQLEKASYMLSDREEVLLALLQTTGSSAWSILQSKLTAGLMITLDVEGEQKTLPLSMLRNLAKHESAEVRKSAYIAELKAYESIDEAIASALNSIKGEVLTVAKLRGYPSPLAQSAATARLDMDSLNAMISAMRDKLPAFRKYLRRKGEILGHQNGLPFYDLFAPVTTSSLKFTWEEGAAFITRHFGSYSQELADYAMQVFAGSWVDVLPRKGKVGGAFCASVHPIKESRILMNYTGSFSDVSTLAHELGHGYHNAQVFCESVLNSDYPMPVAETASIFCETIVIDAALKEVTDQDKVDILEKSLAGHTQLIVDILSRFIFETNVFEARREAPLSVSQVKTLMLAAQQEAYGDGLDENALHPYMWLCKSHYYSAGFNFYNYPYAFGLLFGKGLYAQYLDGHTNFHAAYNQLLNNTTRMPAKEVAATMNIDTTAKDFWLKSLGIIERDIEEFLRLTEHLVPGKA; from the coding sequence ATGGAATTACGCTGGGACCTTACCCCCCTATACCCAAGCTTCACCTCAGATGCTTTCCAAAACGATTTGCAGACGGTGACCGCGGAACTAGCCGCCCTAAAAGAACGCTACACTTGGAGCCATGTGCATGACCCCGCTGCGGAGATGACATCCTACCTACTAGATTTAAGCGCGCTGACGTCGCGCATGGTGCTACTGCAAGGTTATGCTGGGTTAACCTTTCAGGCCGACACCACAAATGAAGCTGCCATGCGCTATGTCGATCAGCTCGACATGCTTATGACGGAACTTACAGAGCCCACGGTAAAATTTCGCCGTTACTTGACGACGCTTAGAGATTTAGAGGGACTATTGAACACCTCCCCCTTTCTGATGGAGCATAGCTTTTTAATCAAGGACCAACTTGAAAAAGCTAGCTACATGCTCAGTGACCGTGAGGAGGTTTTACTGGCCCTGCTGCAGACCACTGGTTCTAGCGCTTGGAGTATATTGCAGAGCAAACTAACCGCAGGCCTGATGATAACCTTAGATGTCGAGGGGGAGCAAAAGACCCTGCCTCTCTCCATGCTGCGTAACCTCGCTAAGCATGAGTCCGCTGAAGTGCGTAAATCTGCCTACATAGCTGAGCTAAAGGCCTATGAGAGCATCGATGAGGCCATTGCCTCTGCCCTAAACAGCATCAAGGGAGAAGTGCTAACAGTCGCTAAACTACGGGGTTACCCCTCCCCCCTTGCCCAGAGCGCCGCTACAGCGCGCCTAGACATGGATTCTTTAAACGCCATGATAAGTGCGATGCGTGACAAGTTGCCCGCTTTTAGAAAATACCTGCGGCGCAAGGGCGAGATCCTCGGCCATCAAAACGGGCTGCCCTTCTACGACTTGTTCGCCCCTGTCACCACCAGCTCTCTCAAATTTACCTGGGAGGAGGGCGCGGCCTTCATCACTAGGCATTTTGGTAGCTACTCGCAGGAGCTAGCCGATTATGCCATGCAAGTATTCGCAGGCAGTTGGGTCGACGTTCTCCCCCGTAAGGGCAAGGTAGGCGGCGCTTTCTGCGCTAGCGTACACCCGATTAAAGAAAGCCGTATTCTCATGAACTACACAGGCAGTTTCTCCGACGTGTCGACCCTAGCTCATGAACTTGGGCATGGCTACCACAATGCCCAAGTGTTCTGCGAGTCCGTACTGAACAGCGACTACCCCATGCCGGTAGCAGAGACAGCCTCTATATTCTGCGAGACCATCGTGATTGATGCTGCTCTCAAAGAAGTTACAGACCAAGACAAAGTAGACATCCTCGAAAAGTCTCTCGCCGGGCACACGCAACTTATTGTCGACATTCTCTCCCGCTTTATCTTTGAGACCAATGTATTCGAGGCTCGCCGGGAAGCCCCGCTTTCGGTAAGCCAAGTAAAAACCCTTATGCTCGCCGCTCAGCAAGAAGCCTATGGCGACGGCCTAGACGAAAACGCACTGCACCCCTATATGTGGCTATGCAAGTCGCACTACTACTCCGCCGGCTTCAACTTCTACAACTACCCCTATGCTTTCGGACTACTTTTTGGCAAGGGGCTTTACGCGCAGTATCTTGACGGCCACACAAACTTCCACGCTGCGTACAACCAGCTGCTAAACAACACCACGCGCATGCCGGCCAAAGAAGTCGCCGCCACAATGAACATCGACACAACCGCAAAGGATTTTTGGCTGAAGTCCCTCGGGATTATTGAACGAGATATCGAAGAATTTCTGCGCCTGACTGAACACCTAGTGCCTGGCAAAGCGTAA